The DNA window GCAGCGAAGGGTCACCAAGTCAGGAAGTGGAAGAGGCCTAACTTCTGATGGTTGATTCagttctctctctgccctgtccctccccactcccacgcTCAGTCCTCATGGGAAGCCTAACTCTGCACTATCGGCAGTGAGAGAGCTGAAGCCCGGGCTGTGGGGCCAGTGCGGCCAGGGCCCAGGTTGCAAAGCGCACCAGACGATGCACTCCTGGCCTGCAGCACGGGGTGCTCATCCCCAGATCTTAGGCCACAGTTGCCCTTAACACCCCCTCTGGAAAAGCAACCTGGCAGGTAGGGAGAACTCCTTCCTGCCCTTTGCTTGTGGGCTCAGAGtagccccacctccccactgctGAGCTCAGAGAAGGGTCTGGCTCCCACCCACCTACAAGAGCACTTCCTCTGGGCCtggagagctgggtggaggtgagcagTGTCAAGTAGCTGTTCTAGGGCTGCCTCATCCAGAAGAAAGGTCagcaggagcagagagagggcCGAGAGACAGCTGCTTCTGTCCGGCCTCAGCCTCTGCGTGACCTTCTGAGGCTAGAGACTCACAGGAACCTGGCCCATGGCCCCCTGCCCGCCCCTCACTCCGCTCTGGTCTCACTCACAGCCTGAGCCTTGAGGGCCACACCCTTCCCACATGTGCTGGGGAAAGGAACACTTGTCCCAAAGGGAGGTAGTGGGGACCCAACGACAAGCTGCGTGCAAAAATCACTCTTAGACTGCCAAGGGCTTTACAAACACGCACTGTCTTCATTGTTAAAACTGACCCGTGTCCCATCCCATGAGACAAAACAGCTTAAAAGGGAATCCATGCCAGTGAGTTAGGAGAACTCCCCCAGGTCTGCCTTTTGCCAGAGGTTGTAAATAGAGCTAACTCCCCTGTCAAGGGATTGTGAGAGGGATGCCATTCCCGTGCCACGGAACTctgtgcagaggcaggggtgggtggtggcAGCAGGTCTTTGGAGCAGATCTGCTCCTTGAAGCACTAGAATTTCACGGTCACTGGCACACTTGAAGCTTGACTCAATTCAGCAGGGGGACATGTGAATTCCAGGCATGTCCAAGAATCTTCCCAACTCCTGGAGACCCCCGGAGGTCAGGCCAAAGTCTCTGAGGCACAAGAAAGGATGGAGTGATCCAAGAAGGCTGCCTGGAGTAAGTGGTATTTGGAGAATCTGGTCATGAGGAAAAGCATGCCTTTTGGGCTCAGTTGATGCTGAATCAAACATGCTGTCACATCCAGGAAGAGCAGTTGTACCCTTGAGACAAAAGCAGATATGAATGGAAAGTTTCAAGGTTTGGAAGACGTCTGCCCTTCTACTTGTCTGctgtggctgtgtgaccttaagaaaGCAGCTTGACCTCTCTGATCTCTTTAAAGTGGAAAGAACAGTCCCTGCCATGGCCACATCTTCCGGTTTTGGTGGAGCCAGTTTCTATAAACTGTAAGATGCCGTACGCATGCCTCAGCCAGTCACTGAGGAAGGACTGATGCTTAAGGCTGGAGAGAAACTTAGAACATGGAGGGGGGGTGAGGGCCTTAATGTGTCAGCCGCCCAAGAACTACAGCATCTGGAAAAATCACTTTGATGAACTCGACTACCAGCCACAAATCACTATTTTAAAACccattccaaattaaaaaaaaaaaatctctgcagaaGGCTCCGAGatgttttcctctccttctgcaaTAGCAGATGGAGAGGACACTAAGCAGATGCTGCTGAGATAGGGTCCCCCCAGCCGCTCTCTGGGCCAGAAAGGCCTGTGGCTGGCAGTGGACATGAACACCGTGTTAGGAGGACCCTGGTCATCCACAAGACTATCTTCTGACAtctgggaggggagcagagccGATGCTGTAGGTTGGTTTTAAAACAGTGAACTTGTGCCAGGCTGCGGATTCCCACCAAGTTCCTGCCTTCGATGTTTTCAGCCTCTGCCCAGCCAAACCCCATACTGGTGGTTCTCCTCCACACCCGGTCCTCTCACCTCTTAAGCCTCTGTTTGAgctgttccctcttcctgctccccccGCCCATCACCAGGTGCCTCAAACCACATGGCTCCAAGATCCACCACCAAAAGCCTAGGACCCCCGCTCTGGCAACCACAGCCTGTCTCGgggtcccccaccctccacctcaaCACTGGTCATTTAGTACTGGGTCAGCCTGATCCATGTGCCTGAGGACAGACACTGCtggagcacagagcctggcactcaGTGGGTGGCTGGTGAATGTTGGATGAACAGAGTGAGCTAGCTGGGACAGGGAAATGTTAGGGTGTGACCACCAGACAGCCTCCTCTCTGGTCTGATTAAAGGGACCTCCTTGCTGGCCAACTGCTAACCCACCTGCAActaccacctcctccaggaagccttctgggATTGCAGCTGTCTTTCCTCTTTGTCTCGTAGTCAATGTCACATAATTGAGCACTTTTTGATATCCTGTTGTCTATTCTTCAGAAATTGTTTCTTGCAGGTTCAGACTACATCACTGAGAGGGCAGCTGTCAGGTGTCAGGTGCCATAATATATATACCGGGCTTCCGTACTCAGCCTTATATCGCCCCCACCCCATTGTCACAGGGCAGGAGCTAACACTGTGCTAAGCTCACAGAGAAAGGAAACGAGGCATTAGGTAAATCGATGTACATCCTGGCCCCTTCCCTCACTAGCAACAGCCTCCATTTCTGGCTTAAACTCTAAACTTTACACCAGGGGTCTGCAAACTTCTTCTGTGAAAgaccagataataaatattttcagttttgcgGTCCCTACAGTCTCTATTGCAATGAACAACTCAACTCTGCCATTAGAGGGGGAAGCAACCATGGACAACGCTTAAATAAACAGGCacggctgtgttccaataaagctttattgacaAACCAGGCAGAGCCCATCACCCCGCTCTGGAGGATTACTTGAGGTGACATTTACTCCCCTTGACACGGGGACCTTAGACCACATTGTAAATTAGTCCAAATCCTCCCCCAGCACACTCGACCTCCTCAGCGGACTTGGTTTTCATCTCAGCACTTACAAAGTCTCAAACCACAGCCTGACTACCCGGAGATGGACTGTCTGCCCCCACACATCAAACTCCAGGAGGGCGGAGGCTGTGTCCCCTGcacctagaacagtacctggtgCAGACAAGGCATCCTTGTAATATCTGTGAACTGAACGGAGGCCACTGTTTTTATTGCTCTTGTTGTTGTTGAagtcatcaataaatatattgtgtACTCCTGACTATTTTTAACGTATTGAGATATTTACCTTGATTAATCACTTGCCTTTGCAAAACCCCACATAATTGTCACGTGTTGCAGGGATACGTTCCTCCCACGTTGGAAAGGAGTGGGCAGCTCAAAGGCGACACAGCCTGATGGTGGCCAGGCTGAGATCCGGTCCCAGACCCCCTGGCTGGTCTTTACGCAGGGAGATGGTCTGGGAGTGAAGAAAGGGCACTGGATTTGGAGTCTTAAGATTCAACCTTGCTGTAAATGGACATGTCATTTCACCTTCTGAACAATGGGGACAACAAAGCCAATTTCACAGGGGCACTGACAAGATTAAATAAAGTACAGAAGGTAAGGCAGTACTTGACCCCTGGCAAATTCTGCTCTGTAGCCGCTGAGAAGGGATTGGATAAGGCATGCCCAGGAAAGGGATCACAAAACTGTCAACCCCCAGATGATGTTAAGATCCATATTTTATGACACCCTCCATACAAAGCAGAAATTACTTCCcctccttaaaaaaaagttttaaaatttacatacaaaCGTCTTccttaatgacaaaaataaatcataaaatccCATAATCTTTCCAGAGCTATAACCTCTGTCGAGAAAAGGGTTACGTTTTCTTCTACTCACACGTGTATCAGAATCCAGGCCACAGAGGCCAAAACCGAAACAAAACCCAGGGGGTCATCAAGCTACGTACAAGGGTCTCTGTTCCACCCTGTGCATGTCTGGAGTCTTCTGCAGCAAAAGCAGCTGCGAGAGAAGAACAGCGACCCTAAAACAGAGGAGGCGCCACCGTCCTAccccagggcagaggggacaaGCTCTCAAAAGGTTCCGAGCGGGGCAGGGATCACATGCGCTGGGGTCGTGTTTAGGGTTCTGGCGAACATGAGCACACACCCCCAACTTTCCATCCCTGCCCACTGCAGTAGAAAGTGATTCTCTGGGACtcagatttaaatatttattcctcAAACACAAAACCACATTGAACACGCACATGCCCCATCATGCCCCAGCCATCTGGCCTTCACAGGAACATCTTCAGAGGAAACCACCAGCTGGGATGTTGACTTCCCAGAGGCCGGAGCCTCGCCTGCAGAGGGGCACATCTCAAATGCTTCGGGCCTCCCCGCTTCTGGGAGCGgggcagttttctttttctggtcccGGAGTTAGCACTTTGAGGATTTTCAAAGGAGGATTAATCATACTCCATCTGGGAAGAAACATCGCTTGGCCTTGCCGGGTGATGTCAACAATTGGCTTGGGATGCCAGTAAAGCGGACGTTGTCACGGGGAGGCTGGCTGATCAAACACCGTCGGGGTGATTCGGGCCACGCTGGCCCCAGGCTGCCTCTGCAGTGAGCCCCTCGCTGGCTGGTGCGTCCACTCCCTACGAGCCCACCTTCTCAGGAGGGATGCCCTCCCCAGCGTGTCCATTCTCCCTGCAGCCCTGCGGCCACGTGGGACCCCCCCACCTGTGCAGGGTTCTGTGCAGGCTCTTGGCAACGCTACACCTGTGGCACACCGTGTGCCTCAACACAGGTGGCTGGACAACATGGgtcttttctttgaaaaagatttgtattttttaaagattttattttatttatttagagagagggaagggagcgagagagggagagaaacagcgatgtgcaagagatagacttccattggctgcctctcacacacccccaactgaggacctggcccaaaacccaggaatgtgtcctgacagggaatcaaacgggtgacctttccgttcacaggctggcactcaatccactttagccacaccagccaaggctaaaattcttgtttttaaatatttctgtccCACTCTCCCCCACTCCAAATGTTTAACAAGTTACCACATGTGAGTTCCAAGTGTTGGGAGCAGTTCTGGGAGCAGAGCTATCAGCCTTCCTCAGGTCACCAAGGAGAATCTGTCCCCTTAACCTGTGGTGGCTCTTTCAAGAGGCAGCCTCTCCCATCACGCAACAGGGTGGCAGTGTCTCCTGTGCTTGATTCGACTAGTAAATCAGCCAGGAAAAGATACACACGCTTTTAGGCACAGTCCATCATGGCAAAATGATTTCACTAATTACAGCTTCTATAAATCTGCTAGGTTAAGGGACAGGGTACCCACCCAGGGTGGGTGTGGCGGGGGGTGGGATGCAACTCACCCCACTAAGTCTGGCCACTGGATTTGGTCAGCAGACTCTGGAGGACGGCAAAATTAGGAAAACAGCAGGAATCAGTGGAATGAACTCCTAACAAAAAAGGGAAGCTGGGAGAGGAATTCTTAGGTTCTCTCTTCAGTGACGCTTCCCAGGGCTGGACACGAGAGAACAAACGAGAAAACGGAATCCAGAAATTACAGAGCCACTTTCAAATGCCGCAGCACGTCGTAATTCACCCTGTTTGCTCCTGGGGCGCATTTACTGCAAAGACGACGGCTTCTTATTTTTCCCAGAGTTAACACGAAGTCGTGACCAGCAGAGGTCTTCCACGTTGTCACAGAGCTCTAGGACGGGCCTCTGGGATGTCCCATGTTCCCCCAGCCAGTGGTCCCAACTGGCAAAACCTCGCTGGATCCTTTTCTTCCAGAACTCTCAAGGAGCTCTGCACAGGCTActgtgttgttttcattttactttgaaaaaaacaaacaaacaaaaaaacccgtCAAGGTCATTTGGCGATGCTTGGAAATTTAATTGAAATCCACTCCAAATTCTCTTCTTCTTCACTCTAGATATCCTTGTCCTAAACCCCATAGGGAGATCGCAACCTATTATACCTTATCGGATGCTTCCTTGTCTTAAATCCTCGGCAATCACCTTCAATTTCCTCAGAGGCTGTGTCCTGGGGTCATGTGTAAACTCCTAAaccaacaacaattaaaaacaaggTGTGTTCCTTAATTCCAAATTCCAATCTACTTAAGCAGGACTTTACCCAGCCAATCTGAGGGTGTTTTTCAAATCACGCGTTAATCAGTGCGGCAGACTCTCTGCTGGGTTCTTATGTTATCTCGAATCCTCTGCTCAGCCTTGCACTGGTTGAGGAAGGAAGCTCTCCCAGGTCACTCAGGGAGCACAGGGCCCCACGCTGGTGGAGGCGTGGACCCGTGGGGCTTAACCGCCAGCCACCCAGTCGTCCACTCTTCCCGTCGTGTtgcccagccctccccaggctgGACTTCCTCCATTTCACTTAAAGAGGTGGCCAGATTGGGTGTGCAATTGAGCAAAACTGAATCTGGGGGACTTACCATAGGGACCCAAAGATATTTGGGTGCCTAAACTATTCAACTTGAGTCTCTTAAAATCTCATCTAACTCAGAAAATGAGCCCCCTGTTAGCCCTACCTCCTGGCCCTGTCCCCCCACTCCcaacactccccccccccacaccctgaCTCAAGGGGAAGAAGAATCTGCCAGCTTCCTTCTCACACCCAGCCTTTCAACAACACCCTTCACACAGGCTCAAACATTAGCTCCAAGCTCCAAAGTTGGTGACAGGCAACTTGATTGAAGAACTGCCGCTGAGATATGCTCTTCATGGGTGTGGTTTGTAAAGCCTCGTTCAACAGCCCCCCACCCGGaacctcccccacacacagcccacTGCTAAGACCAGGAAGAACTCTCACCCTCTGCGCAGCTTATTCAGAATCAGAGGACCCAGGTCTCCCCCTGCACTACACATGGCCTTACTTGGCTCAGGTGACCTGGAGCACCTGCAAGCTGTTACCCCACACCTTGCCACCACCCCAAGAGGTGTTTGGAGTCTGCTCAGGTGTGGAGGTTCAGGGACTGCTCTGCCATTTCCTATGCGTCCGGGGCAAGGCCTTTCACCTGAGTCTCCACTTGCCATCGGCAAAATGGCTACGATTCCCGGCTCCTCAGGAGCTGAGCTGTGTGTGGAAGGCCCCTGCAGTGGAAAGTGCTGGACCGATGTCAGGGGTTATGATTGTTGTTCGAGTTCTCTGTCTGGCACTTCCCAGTAGATTAGTTCCCCAGGGGCAACCGCATTCACTTGTGCTGTTGGCGAACTTTTATACACAGCTGTATCGCCACCAAAAACACCAGTCCTGGTTCTGTGAGGCAGCCTGGCTTATGGAAATCACAGGAGCCTTGTCCCTTGCAGACGACAGTTCTCATTTTGACCTCTTGTGTTACTTTCGTGCCTTGGTTTGCTCAGCCACAaactggggggggaggggggacaccCTTGGTTTCAGGAGTGGAAACCACTCAGGCGTCATCTGTCTTACGCCTTGCCcgtttgaacacacacacaccccactttcCAACGCCCTGATGCCCACAGTCACGAGGTCCGGAGACAGCTCTCGAGGGCCACGTGCCTTCCGCTCTTGCCACCATCTGGCCCTCGCTGACTGCAGCAGCCAGGCCACGACAATGGCTGGAGCCCCACGGCTGACTGGGGAATGCAGGACATGGGTGGACTATAATTAGACGGGCCGCGCTGACATTTCTCTCTTCACTCCAGATGTTTACTATGTTTATTTCCTGTGAGCTGGGCCGACCCTTCACGGGGCCTCCGGTGTGGCCACGTGGACAGGGAGAGAACTCTCACTTGCCACCCCCAGCCTTTCTGGAGCCTcctggcaccccccacccccgccccggcaTTCCTGGGGGAGGTGTCTAAGAAACTGCTCTTCCCTCAGGCCCCCTCTCCTTGTCACCTGCATGGACGGACCCCTCTCCAGACTAGACGgatgcatatttttttttaaatgtaataaataaaagatCCCCTCATAGAGGGGGTCTGAGGGCAAGTTATGGACAAAGAGACCCAAAGGAGTTTATAGAGTTCTGAAGATGTCAAATGTCGCAGGGTGGAATGATGCTGCCACTCTGTCCCATGTTAGAATGTTCTAGAATAATAGAGAactaaaggaagggaagggaaggctcatcctggacacccctgcaggctCACCGCTTTCCAATGAGATGGGGGACGGCCCCCAGGAGCAGCGATGAGGGAGCAAAAGGGCACAGCAGGCAAGGCTCTCCCTCTGGAAGCCTGAATCTAGGGGGAGGTGTGCTAATAACCAACGCGGGATTCACTTGAAATTAAGGTATCAGCTTCTTCGAGTATTTCTCACCCGCACTGGCGGTAGTGGAAACGTTTCCAATTACGGTAGAAGACTTCGACGGGCGAAGATGGTGTCCCCGATTGCTTGTGACTGAGTGTTGTTAAATTATTTAGCCTTTCTGAACcttaatttcctcctctgtaaaatggtgaaAACATCCCCCATCTCAGCAGagttcttaaaaaggaaaatgagatcaTGTACACAAATCCTGAAGGTCTGACACAATATAAAtcgttccatttttaaaaaacagcctgGCCGGGATGGCTCAAttgattggagcatcgttccatattccgaaaggttgggggttcgattcccagtcagggcacatacataggttgtgggttcaatccccacttGAAGTgcgaatgggaggcaaccaaatgatgtttctctctctctctagaatcaataaacatttaaaaacataagcaGCCAAAGCGAAGGAATATTCCCCTGTGCCAGGCCCCATTTTGCACCAGCTAGTGCCTTTGACGCCCACGTCTCTGAGAAGCGTAGGCTATGACTGTGCCCGTTGTATAGTTATAGCAAGCAAggagcagagaggttaagtgactggtccaaggtcacaaaTGATGGAGTCTGGAGAGGAACCAAGGTGAGCTCGTCCCTGGAGGCAGAGCTGGTTGGCAAACTGCCGTCTCCTCCTTCCGTCTAGGAATACTCCTCACTAAAAAGGCCTGATTGGGAGTCACTCCATATTTCATCTGCTCCAGGAGCACCTTTGAAATGTGTAAGGAGCTGTAAAAAATACTGCTTCTTGTAAAGAGCTGTTACCTCGTGGGCAGTGTGCTCCACAGCCGACCCAGGCCCAGCTTTCCCCTGGAGGGTCCTTACCGCCAAATGGGGAGGCAGCCTGGGAAGCCTGGGCTCCCCTGCTTGGAGACAGCAGATAAATCAGCCAAGCAGGGAAGCTCTTGAGTCTTAGCttccttgtttataaaatggATTTAATGCAAAAATCTGTAAAGTTTAATGCACTAAAAGCCATTGTTGCTGGCCCTTGGCCTCTCCTAccgccctgcccccacacagggtCCTGGAAACCATACAGAAGGCATGCTCTCGTCTTGGGTCCTATCCCAAGTACCCAGGGAAGCTTCTTCCGGCCTTCTCAGGGCGAGGCCCAGCACACCGGGCGGGCGGGCTCCCCGCACTCCGCCTCTGGCCCCAGTGTATGCAGATGGGAGACAGCCAGTTTGAGGGAGAGAACGGGAGGCTCTGCACTCCCGCCTCGCACAGACCCAGCAGCCAGTGGACTCTCGGCTTACTGGTCCCTGAGACCACATGCTTAGGGGGAGGCACGAAGGGCCCAGCATCACTGAGGTCTCTACTGTACCCGGGGGCACGCGGATCCGGCCACCAGGTGGGAGAGAGCGTGCGCAGCGGAAGTTGTGGGGCAGTGGCGCTTGCCCTGGAGGAGATGGGCATCCGTAGAGACCCCGAGAGACCCAGGAAAGCGTAGGGAGAGAGGGCTTCGGGACTGCCTAACTTCACTGGGAAACCCTCCACCTTAGGTCTGGGGACTTCGCAGGAGCAGGGCCTGGAGAGCAGCAGGAGCGGCTCCCGAGaggtccccaggttttcccaGCTCCGGGGTGGATTCTGCAGCCCTGATACAGCTTCCCGTCTGCAGCAAGGAGGGAGACTCCTCCTCCCACCGGCCTGGACGGACTGGAACCCCGGCTGCCCCTCTCCTGGGCAACGCTActcaccccgccccccaacaACCCCCGCCCTCTTCACTCCTGGAGACCTAGAGACCAAGTGTACTTTCAAAATGATTCCTACCcagaatttctctttctctctctcttttctcttttttttgggggggggggtaggtcAGAGCAGCCCAATTTTTCTTCCGAAGCTAGATTAAGTAGATTTCTTTCCTGGGCCTCAGGCGGCGGTGCTGGAGAGGCACGAAATACGGAATGTGGCCCGTCTACATCGCCATCACTTTATTGTATTGTCACCGTTAACTTAACTATAAATACTACGGCGGGGAACGAGgcgccggcggcggcggcggcctcTGCTGCCGGGTTGCGatcccaggcgcccgccctcccGGCTCTGTACACTATTTACAGCTCCTCGTTCCGCtttctccaccccctcccgcAAGGCAGCGCGTGTGCAAGAAAGTAGCATCGTCCGTCTGTGCAAGTCCTTCGAGTTAGGCAAGTGCCTCGGCCGGCCGGCGGCCGTCAGCTGTCCGAGTCCAAATCACTTttaccttcctcttccctcttctccggCGACGCCTTGGACGACGTCTTGTTCCACTTCTCCGCGTTTTCCGACTCCTCCGACGACGACCGCTTCTGCCGCCTCCACTTGGCCCGGCGGTTTTTAAACCAGACCTGTTGCGCAAGGGAGGGCAAAACAGTTACAATCAAAGGCGCGCCGCCCCAGCGCCGGGGCGCCCCGGGGCTCAGTGGGGCTGGGAACCCGGGATGTCCCCGCGCTCGCaccaacaaaaagaaaggagactCGCTCCCGCTTCCGCATTTTCCTCCAACTTCCTGGGCCTAAAGCGCCCTCCAGCAGCCTCCGGGCCGCCACTGGGATGCTTTTAGGTGCAAGGAGACCTCCAGGAGGGCCGGGCAAAACCGGCTGGGGGGCGCCTCTTATTTGGGAAGGGCCTTTAAGCGCACCCGGCAGCGCCTGGCGCCTACCTCCACTTTCTCCTCCCGGAGGTGCACCTTCCGGGCCAGCTGCTCGCGGGTACCCACATCTGGGTACTTGGTCTCCTGGAAGAGGTTCTCGAGCGCTTCCAGTTGCTCGTCGGTGAAGATGGTGCGGTGCCGCCGCTTTCGGCGGCAGTGCAGCTGGTTGAGGAGCTGCAGCTCGGTGCGCGACAGCGTGCCCACGTTCATGTAGGGCAGCATCTGGTGCGGCACCGGGGACACCAGCACCGAGCCGGGGCCCTCGTAGCCTACAACAGAGTAGAGCACACGATCAGCCACTGCCCCTGCCACGGCGCACGCTTCGGCCGCAGCCACTCCACCTTTAAAATCGTCTACGAGGGGATGCTGGGGATTGGAGGTGCACGGAAATCGAGGGTGCAGGGAAATGGGGGAGGGCGCCCCGGCGTCCACCCGCACACTCCCAAAGCTAGTTAGGGAACCGTAAAAATCCAAGCCGCCCTATGCAGGCACTGAGTTACCGTTTCCGCTAACTTCAGCATAAAGTGTGCAGCGAGTTTGCAAACCCCTGCGCCCTATCGGCAaaagatggggggcggggggggagagAATCCAGGTTTGCGAGAGGAGGAAACTTAGTGCAAAGTGAAAAAACGTAGCGCCACCACCCGCTCACGCCCCAGAGGCTGCGGACCGCGGCAGGCGGCGAAGGCCCGAGCGAGCGCGACCCTACCTGGGGGCGTTGGGACGCAGGAGCACTGCTGGGCGCCCAACGGCGGCACGGCCCCGCAGCAGGCCGGGCCCACGGGCGCCGCCTGCACGTGCAGCTGTCCGTAGAAGTAGTTGTTATAGCCCAGGCGGGAGCCACCGACCGCGGCCGGGAGGCCTGCGCCACTGGGGGCCACAGGGCGCGGGTAGAAGGCGCCATAGTCCGAGGAGGCGGCGCCGCTGGCGCCGTAGAGCGAGTCCCCGTGCAGGGCCGGGAAGACGACCGGAGCCGCGGCGCTGGGAGCCACTGGCAGAACCGAGTCCTTGCAGCGCGGCCGGGCGGCCAGGATGTTGTCGATGCTGAACATGCTGGCGGGCATCCCCGAGCCCCGCACTGGGACCGGGGGGCGGCGGGGA is part of the Desmodus rotundus isolate HL8 chromosome 7, HLdesRot8A.1, whole genome shotgun sequence genome and encodes:
- the GSC gene encoding homeobox protein goosecoid isoform X1, which codes for MPASMFSIDNILAARPRCKDSVLPVAPSAAAPVVFPALHGDSLYGASGAASSDYGAFYPRPVAPSGAGLPAAVGGSRLGYNNYFYGQLHVQAAPVGPACCGAVPPLGAQQCSCVPTPPGYEGPGSVLVSPVPHQMLPYMNVGTLSRTELQLLNQLHCRRKRRHRTIFTDEQLEALENLFQETKYPDVGTREQLARKVHLREEKVEVWFKNRRAKWRRQKRSSSEESENAEKWNKTSSKASPEKREEEDGTVVVSYC
- the GSC gene encoding homeobox protein goosecoid isoform X3, with translation MPASMFSIDNILAARPRCKDSVLPVAPSAAAPVVFPALHGDSLYGASGAASSDYGAFYPRPVAPSGAGLPAAVGGSRLGYNNYFYGQLHVQAAPVGPACCGAVPPLGAQQCSCVPTPPGYEGPGSVLVSPVPHQMLPYMNVGTLSRTELQLLNQLHCRRKRRHRTIFTDEQLEALENLFQETKYPDVGTREQLARKVHLREEKVEVWFKNRRAKWRRQKRSSSEESENAEKWNKTSSKASPEKREEEGKSDLDSDS
- the GSC gene encoding homeobox protein goosecoid isoform X2, coding for MPASMFSIDNILAARPRCKDSVLPVAPSAAAPVVFPALHGDSLYGASGAASSDYGAFYPRPVAPSGAGLPAAVGGSRLGYNNYFYGQLHVQAAPVGPACCGAVPPLGAQQCSCVPTPPGYEGPGSVLVSPVPHQMLPYMNVGTLSRTELQLLNQLHCRRKRRHRTIFTDEQLEALENLFQETKYPDVGTREQLARKVHLREEKVEVWFKNRRAKWRRQKRSSSEESENAEKWNKTSSKASPEKREEEGYNCSSWM